One genomic window of Candidatus Baltobacteraceae bacterium includes the following:
- the msrA gene encoding peptide-methionine (S)-S-oxide reductase MsrA translates to MKRSMKYSVQLLALLALPFGLIAPVAAPAAQTPPRASTTQHVVLAGGCFWGMQLVFEKLTGVDRVVAGYSGGNAATAHYDIVSTGQTGQAESVEITYEPSKISFDQLLRVYFMVAHDPTERNYQGPDTGSQYRSAIFFATPQQAREARAAIAELKKRRAFDKPIVTQVVPLKAFYPAEAYHQDFALHNPADPYIVINDLPKVVRLRHEFPKLVR, encoded by the coding sequence GTGAAACGTTCCATGAAGTATTCGGTGCAGCTCCTCGCGCTGCTTGCCTTGCCGTTCGGTCTCATCGCGCCGGTCGCCGCTCCGGCGGCCCAAACCCCGCCGCGGGCCTCGACGACGCAGCACGTCGTGCTCGCCGGCGGATGTTTCTGGGGCATGCAACTCGTCTTCGAAAAGCTGACCGGCGTCGACCGGGTCGTGGCGGGCTATTCCGGCGGGAACGCGGCCACGGCGCACTACGACATCGTGAGCACCGGGCAGACCGGCCAGGCTGAATCGGTCGAGATCACGTACGAACCGTCGAAGATCTCGTTCGATCAACTTCTACGCGTGTACTTCATGGTCGCGCACGATCCGACCGAGCGCAACTACCAGGGTCCCGACACGGGTTCGCAATACCGATCGGCGATCTTCTTCGCTACCCCGCAACAAGCGCGTGAAGCGCGCGCGGCGATCGCGGAGCTAAAAAAGCGCCGCGCGTTCGATAAACCGATCGTTACGCAAGTCGTGCCGCTTAAAGCGTTCTATCCCGCAGAGGCCTACCACCAGGACTTTGCGCTGCACAATCCCGCCGACCCCTACATCGTGATAAACGATTTACCGAAAGTCGTGCGCCTTCGCCACGAGTTTCCGAAGCTCGTTCGGTAA
- a CDS encoding MarC family protein, with translation MDVRFAATAFATAFTIIDPLGMIPLTLAATARTHVDKRREIVDQAVLVGAGVILVMGLVGRAILNYLGITLPAFTIAGGILLFLIAIDMLFARPTGAKRTPDEEREAAAVENPAVFPLAVPMIAGPGTIATVLLLVSLAKGDRLDLLIVALAYAVALVVAWLCMRGSTVLLRVIGNTGVHVVTRLLGIILAALAVQFVLNGIVQSPLLHR, from the coding sequence ATGGACGTTCGGTTTGCGGCCACCGCGTTTGCGACGGCCTTCACGATCATCGACCCGCTGGGAATGATCCCGCTGACGCTCGCCGCGACCGCGCGAACGCACGTCGACAAGCGCCGCGAAATCGTCGATCAGGCCGTACTCGTTGGGGCGGGCGTGATTTTAGTAATGGGTCTCGTCGGCCGGGCGATTTTAAACTATCTGGGGATCACGTTGCCGGCGTTCACGATCGCCGGCGGCATTCTGCTCTTTCTCATCGCCATCGACATGCTCTTCGCGCGGCCCACCGGAGCGAAGCGCACGCCCGATGAGGAACGCGAAGCGGCCGCGGTCGAGAATCCGGCGGTCTTTCCGCTGGCGGTGCCGATGATTGCGGGACCCGGGACGATCGCAACGGTTCTCTTGCTCGTGAGTTTGGCCAAGGGCGACCGGCTCGATCTGCTCATCGTCGCGCTCGCCTATGCCGTCGCGCTCGTCGTTGCGTGGCTGTGCATGCGCGGATCGACCGTGCTGCTGCGCGTGATCGGCAATACGGGCGTCCATGTCGTAACGCGTTTGTTAGGCATCATTCTGGCGGCGCTCGCGGTGCAATTCGTCCTCAACGGTATCGTTCAATCGCCGCTGCTGCATCGCTAA
- a CDS encoding 2OG-Fe(II) oxygenase yields the protein MARHHFGRGEYQYFAYPLPALVEGLRNGAYAQLAPIADRWNEALGVPARFPATQQQFLAQCFESEQRRPTALLLRYGAGDYNCLHQDVYGPVAFPFQLTAFLSEPGEDFDGGEFVLVEGRPRSQSRPICIVPRRGDVLIVPNKYRPVRGERGFYRTTFRHGVSEVRRGERFTLGIILHDAL from the coding sequence ATGGCGCGACATCATTTCGGTCGCGGCGAATATCAATATTTCGCGTATCCGCTTCCGGCACTCGTCGAAGGATTGCGAAACGGCGCCTACGCCCAACTCGCGCCGATTGCCGATCGCTGGAACGAGGCGTTGGGCGTGCCGGCGCGCTTTCCGGCGACGCAGCAGCAGTTTCTCGCGCAGTGTTTTGAAAGCGAGCAGCGGCGTCCGACGGCCTTGCTGCTGCGTTACGGTGCGGGCGACTACAACTGCCTGCATCAAGACGTCTACGGCCCGGTTGCCTTCCCGTTTCAGTTAACCGCCTTTCTTAGCGAGCCGGGCGAGGACTTCGACGGCGGCGAGTTCGTCCTGGTCGAGGGACGCCCGCGCTCGCAGAGCCGCCCCATATGCATCGTGCCGCGCCGGGGCGACGTGCTGATCGTACCAAACAAGTACCGGCCCGTGCGGGGCGAGCGGGGCTTTTATCGCACGACCTTCCGGCACGGGGTGAGCGAGGTTCGCCGCGGCGAGCGTTTCACGCTCGGGATCATCCTGCACGACGCTCTTTAG
- a CDS encoding ABC transporter ATP-binding protein, with amino-acid sequence MSDALVEARNVSRSYRVGGSEIVALVDASCSIEAGARVALVGPSGSGKSTLLQILGGIDAPTGGAVRWPAFGTIDRLRPHNVAFVFQNMSLLAPLTVLENVELPLLLEGESQSRARAGALQMLESIELAGLAEKLPEELSGGQAQRVAFARALVAKTPLVLADEPTGQLDGPTAERLLDVVMRSLEGTKTALVIATHDRAVAARMEHRWSMEHGILRVSE; translated from the coding sequence ATGAGTGATGCGCTGGTGGAGGCGCGAAACGTCTCGCGAAGCTATCGGGTCGGCGGATCGGAGATCGTCGCGCTCGTCGATGCGAGTTGCAGCATCGAAGCCGGCGCTCGCGTCGCGCTCGTCGGACCGTCGGGCAGCGGGAAGTCCACGCTCCTGCAGATTCTCGGCGGGATCGACGCGCCGACGGGCGGTGCCGTTCGCTGGCCGGCGTTTGGAACGATCGACCGGCTGCGTCCGCACAACGTCGCGTTCGTATTCCAAAATATGAGTTTACTCGCACCGCTGACGGTTCTTGAGAACGTCGAGCTGCCGCTGCTGCTCGAAGGCGAATCCCAATCGCGCGCGCGCGCCGGCGCGCTGCAGATGTTGGAATCCATCGAACTCGCAGGTCTTGCGGAGAAGCTGCCGGAGGAACTGAGCGGCGGTCAGGCCCAGCGCGTCGCGTTCGCGCGCGCTCTGGTTGCGAAGACGCCGCTCGTCTTAGCCGACGAACCGACGGGGCAACTCGACGGACCGACTGCGGAACGGCTGCTCGATGTCGTCATGCGATCGCTCGAGGGCACGAAGACGGCCCTCGTCATCGCCACGCACGATCGCGCCGTTGCGGCGCGCATGGAGCATCGCTGGAGTATGGAGCACGGCATCTTGCGGGTGAGCGAATGA
- a CDS encoding DoxX family membrane protein, translating into MDALFLIARLIIGLGLAAHGAQKLFGWFGGYGLKGTGGYFEGLGYRPGTLFAAAAGLGELGGGLLVALGLLGAVGPAIVLCVMLVAIFSVHIGNGFFTTGNGWEMPSLYIAGALAFAAAGFGAYSLDALVGLAALSTAKVTGILLLAGVVLAIANLLVRHKTGDKPATV; encoded by the coding sequence ATGGACGCCCTGTTTTTGATCGCACGACTCATCATCGGCCTGGGACTCGCGGCCCACGGGGCCCAAAAACTCTTCGGCTGGTTCGGCGGCTACGGGCTCAAGGGCACTGGCGGCTATTTTGAGGGTCTCGGCTACCGCCCCGGAACGCTCTTTGCGGCTGCCGCGGGCCTCGGTGAGTTAGGCGGAGGACTCCTGGTTGCGCTCGGGTTGCTGGGAGCGGTCGGCCCGGCGATCGTGCTATGCGTCATGCTCGTGGCGATCTTCAGCGTCCATATCGGAAACGGGTTCTTCACGACCGGCAACGGCTGGGAAATGCCGAGCCTCTACATCGCCGGGGCTCTGGCCTTCGCGGCGGCCGGTTTCGGCGCCTACTCCCTCGATGCGCTCGTCGGACTCGCGGCCTTGAGCACCGCCAAGGTAACCGGGATTCTTCTTCTCGCCGGCGTCGTTTTGGCAATAGCCAATTTGTTGGTCCGTCACAAAACAGGTGATAAACCCGCCACGGTGTAG
- a CDS encoding alpha/beta fold hydrolase, with protein sequence MSLIAIAALSIGLATSRDLTFRSADGSVLSATLSAPAAAQGRLPAVVLLHGSGPQDRNETIGPNKIFGDLADALNAAGFVVLRYDKRAVGKSTSATPVSNVVRQNFLDDARAAVEAAAADPHVDASHLYVIGHSEGGELAMALALDGVPVRGLVLMSPLPMSYKRIIDLQLAREHVPAEMAARFRLAENLPFIKSYDGVDPTAEIAALRVPAFVMHGGKDIQVTGADIAPFLAAARDRPNVTEREFPDDDHLFFALPAGVASTGAEYVEPHGVDPSALAAIVAWLRAH encoded by the coding sequence GTGAGTCTCATCGCGATCGCGGCGCTTTCAATCGGTTTGGCAACGTCGCGCGATCTCACGTTTCGTTCGGCCGACGGAAGCGTCTTGTCGGCCACGCTCTCTGCGCCGGCGGCCGCCCAAGGCCGGCTCCCGGCGGTGGTGCTGCTTCACGGCAGCGGACCGCAGGATCGCAACGAAACGATCGGGCCGAACAAGATCTTCGGCGATCTGGCCGATGCGCTCAACGCGGCCGGCTTCGTCGTGCTTCGCTACGACAAGCGCGCGGTTGGGAAGAGCACCAGCGCGACGCCGGTCTCCAACGTCGTGCGGCAGAATTTTCTCGACGACGCGCGCGCGGCGGTGGAGGCGGCCGCCGCCGACCCGCACGTCGACGCGTCGCATCTGTACGTCATCGGCCACAGCGAGGGCGGCGAGCTCGCAATGGCGCTCGCGCTCGACGGCGTCCCCGTGCGCGGGCTCGTCCTGATGTCGCCGCTGCCGATGTCGTACAAACGCATTATCGACCTGCAGCTCGCGCGCGAGCACGTGCCCGCCGAAATGGCCGCGCGCTTTCGGCTGGCGGAGAATCTGCCCTTTATCAAGAGTTACGACGGCGTCGATCCGACGGCGGAGATCGCGGCCTTGCGCGTGCCGGCGTTCGTGATGCACGGCGGCAAAGACATTCAAGTGACCGGCGCGGACATCGCGCCGTTTCTGGCCGCAGCGCGGGACCGGCCGAACGTGACCGAGCGGGAGTTCCCCGACGACGATCACCTGTTCTTCGCGTTGCCTGCCGGCGTCGCTTCGACGGGCGCCGAATACGTCGAACCGCACGGCGTGGACCCGTCGGCACTCGCAGCCATCGTCGCCTGGCTGCGCGCGCATTGA
- a CDS encoding winged helix-turn-helix transcriptional regulator — MSTSRLESSPAAHLDAGLCPRFHRAVELIGRRWTGAIVRTLLSGPKRFNELLAAIHGISDRLLTERLRELEAAGIVRREVQTASPVRVVYTLTERGEQLEPALDELGKWAERWIELH, encoded by the coding sequence ATGTCAACTAGCCGTTTAGAATCGTCGCCGGCCGCGCACCTCGATGCGGGGCTCTGCCCGCGCTTCCACCGCGCGGTTGAATTGATCGGACGCCGTTGGACCGGCGCGATCGTTCGTACGCTCCTCTCCGGCCCGAAACGCTTTAACGAGCTGCTGGCGGCGATCCACGGCATCTCGGACCGTCTGCTGACCGAGCGCCTACGGGAACTCGAGGCCGCCGGTATCGTGCGCCGCGAAGTACAAACGGCGTCGCCGGTTCGCGTGGTCTACACGCTTACCGAACGCGGCGAGCAGCTCGAACCCGCACTCGACGAACTCGGCAAGTGGGCCGAACGCTGGATCGAACTGCACTGA
- a CDS encoding aminotransferase class V-fold PLP-dependent enzyme yields the protein MREIGDFWEQRGIYLNTATYGLPPKPAFDATVAALENWRTGRTSEDAWEASTESARITFAGILGVEPCNVAVGATVSELIGLIAASVPDGARVLTAENDFSSTIFPFSVHEHRGVRVDAVPLAALADSIDASHAIVVVSHVQARSGEVADLARLLAKCKQTGTQLCVDGTQACGWLPTDAREIDFYVCHAYKWLMGPRGSAFLTVRPDRLASVPPLHAGWYATEDPNNNLFGLPNRISQSTARRLDTSPAWFSWVGTAVSLDMLASIGIARIEAHDMMLARRFCDAMDLEPPSSPIVYLDSNDGYESLERAGIRASVRAGRVRLSFHIYNCEADADAAAAALRS from the coding sequence ATGCGCGAGATCGGCGACTTTTGGGAACAACGCGGCATCTATCTCAACACCGCGACTTACGGTCTTCCGCCAAAACCGGCATTCGACGCAACGGTCGCCGCGCTCGAGAACTGGCGAACCGGACGCACGAGCGAAGACGCGTGGGAAGCCAGTACCGAGAGCGCCCGCATTACGTTTGCGGGAATCCTCGGCGTCGAGCCGTGCAACGTGGCCGTCGGTGCCACCGTCTCCGAACTGATCGGCCTGATCGCCGCCTCGGTTCCCGACGGCGCCCGCGTGTTAACGGCCGAGAACGACTTCAGTTCGACGATTTTTCCCTTCTCCGTGCACGAGCACCGCGGCGTCCGCGTCGACGCGGTTCCACTCGCGGCACTCGCCGATTCGATCGACGCGTCGCACGCCATCGTCGTCGTGAGCCACGTACAGGCGCGAAGCGGTGAAGTCGCGGATCTCGCGCGACTCCTTGCGAAGTGCAAACAAACCGGGACGCAGCTTTGCGTCGACGGCACGCAGGCGTGCGGCTGGCTTCCCACCGACGCTCGCGAGATCGACTTCTACGTGTGCCACGCCTATAAGTGGTTGATGGGCCCGCGCGGCAGCGCATTTCTCACCGTCCGGCCCGATCGTTTGGCATCGGTCCCGCCGCTTCACGCGGGCTGGTACGCGACCGAGGATCCGAATAACAATCTGTTCGGGCTTCCCAATCGCATATCGCAAAGCACCGCACGCCGGCTCGATACGTCGCCGGCCTGGTTTTCGTGGGTCGGCACCGCCGTCTCCCTCGATATGCTCGCATCGATCGGTATCGCGCGCATCGAGGCGCACGACATGATGCTCGCTCGCCGGTTCTGCGATGCGATGGATCTCGAACCGCCGTCGTCGCCGATCGTGTATCTGGATTCGAACGACGGGTACGAGTCGCTCGAGCGCGCCGGCATTCGTGCCTCGGTTCGTGCGGGCCGCGTGCGACTCTCGTTCCACATCTACAATTGCGAGGCCGACGCCGATGCGGCGGCCGCCGCGTTACGATCTTAG
- a CDS encoding ABC transporter ATP-binding protein: protein MEVAAARPTLEAHDLYRFYHAGEEETLALRGVSLAIAAGETVAVMGPSGSGKSTLLACLAGLDEPDGGYVVVDGTRLTRRSEGDRATIRARKIGILLQSGNLIGHLTVAENVALQLQLAHRSTGKRVSELLRAVGLETRGGSRADHLSGGETARAGLAIALAVDPPLILADEPTGEVDAQTEKRLLEMLDRRKAAGGATLVATHSEALAAWADRVIRLHDGRVVNE from the coding sequence GTGGAAGTAGCCGCGGCGAGACCCACCCTCGAAGCGCACGATCTCTATCGGTTTTACCACGCCGGTGAAGAAGAGACGCTCGCGTTGCGCGGAGTCTCGCTGGCAATTGCGGCCGGCGAAACCGTGGCGGTGATGGGGCCGTCGGGGAGCGGAAAATCGACGCTGCTTGCGTGTCTCGCGGGCTTGGACGAACCCGACGGCGGGTACGTCGTCGTTGACGGTACTCGCTTAACGCGCCGTTCGGAAGGCGATCGCGCCACGATTCGGGCGCGCAAAATAGGCATCTTGCTGCAATCCGGAAATTTGATCGGCCACCTGACCGTCGCGGAGAACGTCGCGCTGCAGCTGCAGCTCGCGCACCGTTCAACGGGCAAACGCGTCTCCGAGCTGTTGCGCGCCGTCGGACTCGAAACTCGCGGCGGTTCCCGTGCGGATCATCTTTCCGGCGGCGAGACGGCGCGCGCCGGACTCGCCATCGCGTTAGCGGTCGATCCGCCGCTGATCTTGGCGGACGAACCCACGGGTGAAGTAGACGCTCAAACCGAGAAACGATTGCTCGAAATGCTCGATCGCCGCAAAGCGGCAGGCGGCGCGACGCTGGTTGCAACGCACAGCGAGGCGCTGGCGGCCTGGGCCGACCGAGTCATTCGCCTGCACGACGGACGCGTCGTCAATGAGTGA
- a CDS encoding M3 family oligoendopeptidase: MLDTPPQFLPARRFTDVDAQTPSLADLEARYESLRSRLVDSEDASVWLDVFREWDDLRRTFDTWGNLVELRFQQNTGDAAAKAHLDLLNALRPKVTGLNNVVKALFLASSQRDALEREIGSYAFALWQADISSYTPVIEADSVEESKRCDDYVALLAQASFDFRGERLNLSGIGKFDEHPDRDVRREAAQAKWAFYAANRADLDRIYDDLVGLRHGMAVKLGFENFVGLAYRRLSRTDYGPSDVARYRDEIVREVVPLAQRIVERQARELGLDRIALWDEHIFSRADAPKPPQRFDGMMDAARKAFDGVSDRVGEFGTLMIDGGFLDLQNRAGKAGGGFCTSFPTYGLPFIFANFNGTTHDVNVLVHEMGHAFQNYSSRETPVLDYLWPTYEACEVHSMSMEFFTWPQLERFFNGDATRYRQQHLQTSLLFLPYGAAVDHFQHLVYEHPDATPAQRHQFWKDVEERYLPWRRYGGIDHLERGGFWQHQRHIYQMPFYYIDYTLAMCCALQFWVKSLDDYDGALADYTALCARGGEAPFQALVRSAGLRSPFDSGALRGVVERARRVLDLD; this comes from the coding sequence ATGCTCGATACACCGCCGCAGTTTTTGCCTGCGCGTCGCTTTACGGATGTCGACGCGCAAACGCCCTCGCTTGCAGATCTCGAAGCCCGTTACGAATCGCTGCGTTCGCGACTCGTCGACTCGGAAGATGCATCGGTCTGGCTCGACGTCTTTCGCGAGTGGGACGATCTGCGGCGGACGTTCGATACGTGGGGAAATCTCGTCGAGCTGCGCTTTCAACAAAACACCGGCGATGCGGCAGCCAAGGCGCACCTCGATCTCCTAAACGCTCTGCGCCCGAAGGTAACCGGGTTGAACAACGTCGTCAAGGCGCTGTTCCTCGCTAGCTCGCAGCGAGACGCGCTCGAGCGCGAGATCGGTTCGTATGCGTTCGCTCTCTGGCAGGCCGACATTAGCTCCTACACGCCCGTTATCGAAGCGGATTCGGTCGAAGAATCCAAGCGCTGCGACGACTACGTCGCGCTGCTCGCGCAGGCGAGCTTCGATTTTCGCGGTGAGCGATTGAATCTCTCCGGCATCGGCAAATTCGACGAGCACCCAGATCGCGACGTTCGCCGGGAAGCGGCGCAGGCGAAGTGGGCCTTCTATGCCGCCAACCGGGCCGATCTCGACCGGATCTACGACGACCTGGTCGGGTTGCGCCACGGGATGGCCGTGAAGCTCGGCTTCGAGAACTTCGTCGGTCTGGCGTACCGCCGTCTTTCGCGCACCGACTACGGTCCGAGCGACGTGGCGCGCTATCGCGACGAGATCGTTCGCGAGGTCGTTCCGCTGGCGCAGCGCATCGTCGAACGGCAGGCGCGCGAACTGGGACTCGACCGCATCGCGCTCTGGGACGAGCATATCTTTAGCCGCGCGGATGCACCGAAACCGCCGCAGCGATTCGACGGAATGATGGACGCGGCGCGAAAGGCCTTCGACGGCGTGAGCGATCGCGTAGGCGAGTTTGGAACCCTGATGATCGATGGCGGATTTCTGGATTTACAGAATCGCGCCGGTAAGGCCGGCGGCGGATTTTGCACGTCGTTTCCGACCTACGGCTTGCCGTTTATCTTCGCCAATTTCAACGGCACCACGCACGACGTCAACGTGCTCGTCCACGAAATGGGGCACGCCTTTCAAAACTACTCCAGCCGCGAGACGCCGGTGCTCGATTATCTCTGGCCGACGTACGAGGCGTGCGAGGTACACTCCATGTCGATGGAGTTTTTCACCTGGCCGCAACTCGAACGGTTCTTCAACGGCGACGCGACGCGGTACCGTCAACAGCACCTGCAGACGTCGCTGCTCTTCTTACCGTACGGCGCCGCGGTCGATCACTTTCAGCATCTCGTCTACGAACACCCGGATGCAACGCCGGCGCAGCGCCATCAGTTTTGGAAAGACGTGGAGGAGCGCTACCTTCCGTGGCGCCGGTACGGCGGTATCGATCACCTCGAACGCGGCGGGTTTTGGCAACATCAGCGCCACATCTATCAAATGCCGTTTTACTACATCGACTACACGCTCGCAATGTGCTGCGCGCTGCAGTTCTGGGTGAAATCGCTCGACGATTACGACGGCGCGCTCGCCGATTACACGGCCCTCTGCGCGCGCGGCGGCGAGGCGCCGTTTCAAGCGCTCGTGCGCTCGGCGGGACTTCGCTCGCCATTCGACAGCGGCGCGCTGCGCGGCGTGGTCGAACGCGCCCGGCGCGTACTCGACTTGGATTAA
- a CDS encoding slipin family protein produces MTKPAVHAGNSISWTLAALIAIAGFVTTVRTNAAGYLVGAVVLAVLVLVMLQVAKAWEKAVILRAGRFRRLAGPGIFVILPAIDSIATWVDQRVQTTTFTAEESLTKDTVPVDVDAVLFWVVWDAQKAALEVASYGEAIAWAAQTALRDIIGTTTLADLLSSRQTVDAYLQKAIDARTTPWGITVQSVEIRDIKIPDVLQDAMSRQAQAERERQARVILSEAEKEIAQAFVDAGTIYASNPVALHLRAMNMLYEGLKEKGAMIVVPSTAVETMGLGAITGLSSMAAQKGADA; encoded by the coding sequence GTGACCAAACCCGCAGTGCACGCCGGCAATTCGATCTCGTGGACGCTCGCCGCGTTGATCGCAATCGCCGGCTTTGTTACGACGGTGCGCACGAACGCCGCCGGTTATCTCGTGGGCGCCGTCGTGCTCGCCGTGCTCGTGCTCGTCATGCTGCAGGTTGCCAAGGCCTGGGAAAAGGCCGTCATCTTGCGCGCCGGCCGCTTCCGGCGCTTGGCAGGTCCGGGCATCTTCGTGATCTTGCCGGCCATCGATAGTATCGCAACGTGGGTCGACCAGCGCGTGCAGACGACCACGTTCACGGCGGAGGAGTCGCTGACAAAAGACACGGTTCCGGTCGACGTCGACGCGGTGCTGTTCTGGGTCGTTTGGGACGCGCAGAAAGCCGCGCTTGAGGTCGCTTCGTACGGCGAAGCGATCGCCTGGGCGGCGCAGACGGCGTTGCGCGACATCATCGGCACGACGACGCTCGCCGACCTGCTCTCGAGCCGGCAGACCGTCGATGCGTATCTCCAAAAAGCGATCGACGCGCGCACCACACCCTGGGGCATTACGGTGCAGTCGGTGGAAATCCGCGACATCAAGATTCCCGACGTGCTGCAGGACGCGATGTCGCGCCAGGCGCAGGCCGAGCGCGAACGCCAAGCACGCGTGATTTTGAGCGAAGCGGAGAAGGAGATCGCGCAGGCGTTCGTCGATGCCGGCACGATCTACGCGAGCAATCCGGTCGCGCTGCATCTACGCGCGATGAACATGCTGTACGAAGGGTTGAAGGAGAAGGGCGCGATGATCGTCGTGCCGAGCACGGCCGTCGAAACCATGGGGCTCGGTGCGATTACGGGCTTGAGTTCGATGGCCGCGCAGAAGGGAGCCGACGCGTGA